One Sphingomonas endolithica DNA segment encodes these proteins:
- a CDS encoding zinc-dependent alcohol dehydrogenase, translating into MKAALKTAGGRFEVTEVERPIIPSRDFVLARVRVAGICGTDLRHWQKAEPELECHIVGHELAGEVVEVGDGVSRFKPGDRVVIETVMGDGICDYCTVQRYNICEHLYDVRTKYVSRAYGEFVCGPESKFYHLPNHVSFEEAALIDTFSVCLHAHHRAAVEVNQKIVVIGAGPIGLGQLQLAKLAGADVLIADPVGSSLDLARELGANETVDNGQDDLVSRVMAFTGGRGADVVFECVGGEHMPETLPLATKCVRRGGAVVVVGGFDKGEIAIPLEWQRVQMSEIRIIMSASFAYHDIYPEQGTVLELLASGKLNAKKLITHRFDLDHINDAFETAAAKEQTGAVFVAITIS; encoded by the coding sequence ATGAAGGCTGCACTCAAAACCGCGGGTGGACGGTTCGAGGTCACCGAAGTCGAACGCCCGATTATTCCGTCGCGCGATTTCGTGTTGGCTCGGGTGCGCGTCGCCGGCATCTGCGGCACCGATCTGCGCCACTGGCAAAAGGCCGAGCCCGAACTCGAATGCCATATCGTCGGTCATGAGCTGGCCGGCGAAGTGGTAGAAGTCGGCGATGGCGTGTCGCGCTTCAAGCCGGGCGACCGGGTGGTCATCGAAACCGTCATGGGCGACGGCATCTGCGATTATTGCACAGTGCAGCGCTACAATATCTGCGAGCATCTGTACGATGTGCGGACCAAATATGTCTCGCGCGCGTACGGCGAATTCGTCTGTGGGCCGGAAAGCAAATTCTATCATTTGCCCAATCATGTCAGCTTCGAGGAAGCGGCGCTGATCGATACCTTCTCGGTGTGCCTGCACGCGCATCACCGCGCCGCAGTTGAGGTCAATCAGAAGATCGTCGTCATCGGGGCGGGGCCAATCGGGCTCGGCCAGTTGCAATTGGCTAAGCTCGCCGGCGCCGATGTTCTGATCGCCGATCCCGTCGGCAGCTCGCTCGATCTGGCGCGCGAGCTGGGCGCCAACGAGACGGTTGACAACGGCCAAGACGATCTGGTGTCGCGCGTAATGGCGTTCACCGGCGGGCGGGGCGCCGATGTGGTGTTCGAATGCGTCGGCGGCGAGCATATGCCGGAAACGCTGCCGCTCGCCACCAAGTGCGTGCGGCGGGGCGGTGCCGTGGTGGTCGTTGGCGGCTTCGACAAGGGCGAGATCGCCATCCCTCTCGAATGGCAGCGCGTCCAGATGTCCGAGATCCGCATCATCATGAGTGCGAGTTTTGCGTATCACGATATCTATCCGGAGCAAGGGACGGTGCTCGAATTGCTGGCGAGCGGGAAGCTGAACGCCAAGAAGCTGATCACCCACCGCTTCGACCTCGACCATATCAACGACGCGTTCGAAACGGCCGCGGCCAAGGAGCAAACGGGAGCGGTGTTCGTCGCGATCACGATCTCGTGA
- a CDS encoding SDR family oxidoreductase: MTDRNSVAGKRVLVTGGTAGIGRATVAMFAKEGAHVMTFGRHQSSLDESLADAAGVAGSAEGLIADVATAEDMDRVFAAVDDKLGGIDLLVTCAAIGAEPLYEMAEDDWRRVIETNLIGTLAAARRAIPRMEAQGGGQLIFVGSISVDIKKPGESVYAATKAGIQAFAETLHKEVADKNIKVSVIEPGSVATPMQECSDDEKAKAIADHEMLFADDVAEAILFAATRSAGADIVNLRIEPVRQKTH; encoded by the coding sequence ATGACCGACCGTAACAGCGTAGCCGGCAAGCGCGTGCTGGTAACCGGCGGCACCGCCGGCATCGGCCGGGCAACCGTCGCTATGTTCGCCAAGGAAGGCGCGCACGTGATGACCTTCGGGCGCCATCAGTCGAGCCTCGATGAATCGCTGGCCGACGCGGCCGGTGTCGCTGGCAGTGCAGAGGGCCTGATCGCCGACGTCGCCACTGCCGAGGACATGGACCGGGTGTTCGCCGCGGTTGACGATAAGCTTGGTGGCATCGACTTGCTTGTCACCTGCGCTGCGATTGGCGCCGAGCCGCTATATGAAATGGCCGAAGATGATTGGCGCCGGGTGATCGAGACCAATCTGATCGGCACCCTCGCCGCAGCGCGTCGCGCGATACCGCGGATGGAAGCGCAGGGCGGCGGCCAGTTGATCTTCGTCGGATCGATCAGCGTCGACATCAAGAAGCCCGGCGAAAGCGTTTATGCCGCGACCAAGGCGGGCATCCAGGCCTTCGCCGAAACGCTGCACAAGGAAGTGGCCGACAAGAACATCAAGGTCAGCGTGATCGAGCCCGGATCGGTCGCCACGCCGATGCAGGAATGCAGCGACGACGAGAAAGCGAAGGCGATCGCTGATCACGAGATGCTCTTTGCCGATGACGTCGCCGAGGCGATCCTGTTCGCCGCGACGCGTTCCGCCGGCGCCGATATCGTCAATCTGAGGATCGAACCCGTGCGTCAGAAAACGCACTGA
- a CDS encoding DUF3489 domain-containing protein, which yields MTKLTDLDAILLSGAAKRDSGSLLPVPESVSGAGARMTKAITGLIKHGLAEERETRDKIAVRRTEADIAYGVFITDAGNAAIGIAGGDAAIGIAGGDGSNDGGEAEVTGPTQPDTPRVTKASSVLALLRREEGATLADMIEATGWLPHTTRAALTGLRKKGHTLEKSKRGDQTCYRIAAVAA from the coding sequence ATGACCAAACTGACCGATCTCGACGCCATTCTTCTGTCAGGCGCTGCCAAGCGCGACAGTGGCAGCCTGCTGCCTGTCCCAGAAAGTGTAAGCGGTGCTGGTGCACGCATGACCAAGGCGATTACCGGGCTGATCAAGCACGGTCTGGCGGAAGAACGTGAGACCCGCGACAAGATAGCGGTACGCCGCACCGAGGCTGATATAGCATACGGCGTGTTCATCACTGACGCCGGCAATGCCGCGATCGGCATCGCCGGCGGCGATGCCGCGATCGGCATCGCCGGCGGCGATGGAAGCAACGACGGGGGTGAAGCCGAGGTCACTGGCCCCACCCAGCCGGACACGCCGCGGGTGACCAAGGCCAGTTCCGTGCTGGCGCTGCTCCGGCGCGAAGAAGGTGCAACGCTTGCCGACATGATCGAGGCCACAGGATGGCTACCGCACACCACCCGCGCAGCGCTGACCGGCCTGCGCAAGAAAGGGCACACACTCGAGAAGTCCAAGCGCGGTGACCAAACCTGCTACCGCATCGCGGCGGTGGCCGCGTAA
- a CDS encoding DUF2924 domain-containing protein, with protein MAGLEDKMLALTTMSSAQLRDAWRALKASPVPLISPSMLRLALGYELQAQALGGLSRVSQQRLAQLGSAKTVTQAARPGTRLIREWDGTAHIVTIGEDGVIRWNDRAWRSLSEVAREITGTRWSGPAFFGLKKRLAA; from the coding sequence ATGGCGGGTTTGGAAGACAAGATGCTTGCGCTGACGACGATGTCGTCAGCGCAACTGCGTGACGCGTGGCGCGCGTTGAAGGCATCTCCCGTGCCACTGATCAGCCCGAGCATGTTGCGGCTGGCGCTCGGGTACGAGCTGCAGGCGCAAGCGCTGGGTGGACTCTCGCGTGTCAGTCAGCAGCGGCTCGCCCAGCTCGGGAGCGCAAAGACCGTCACCCAGGCAGCCCGGCCCGGCACCCGGCTGATCCGTGAGTGGGATGGCACAGCGCACATCGTGACGATCGGTGAGGATGGCGTGATCCGCTGGAATGACCGCGCGTGGCGCTCGCTATCGGAGGTCGCCCGCGAGATCACCGGGACGCGCTGGTCGGGTCCAGCCTTCTTCGGGCTGAAGAAGAGGCTGGCGGCATGA
- a CDS encoding recombinase family protein, which translates to MNRVRCAIYTRKSSEEGLEQAFNSLDAQREACAAYVLSQASEGWSALPDIYDDGGLSGGSLERPALQRLLADIAAGRVDIIVVYKVDRLTRSLLDFAKLVEVFDKAGVSFVSITQSFNTTTSMGRLTLNMLLSFAQFEREVTAERIRDKIAASKAKGMWMGGVPPLGYRPDGRTLEIVEPHANIVRDIYRRYLDLGNVRLVVDQLTAERIHTPVRRMANGRDFGGCAFSRGQIYAILKNPIYVGDIPHRDQRHKGLHKAIIGQDVWDATQTMLAGHVPGLRRAVNTASGSLLAGLIVDDAGEKLIAAHACKGKVRYRYYVSHSTHHGVSDSKALRIPAREIETATVEALAAAFDDPIALMARASIPLAPADLARVFGAACTAAAAIRCRDPEMLRALVAKVIVHPTMLQIELVTAAMAKHLSVATSAEDEATLLLTCPTRLTRTGHRLRIVQNDGRAIAAAPPDASMIKLLVKAQRWWTQLQRGEITVQELAQAEGVVKSYVTRIVRLAFLAPSIIDDVLAGRQPATLDARRLAFTADLPTSWTEQLRHFEVGRQIS; encoded by the coding sequence ATGAACCGGGTGCGCTGTGCGATCTATACCCGCAAGTCGAGCGAGGAAGGGCTGGAGCAGGCGTTCAACTCGCTCGACGCGCAGCGTGAGGCCTGTGCCGCCTACGTGCTGAGCCAGGCCAGCGAAGGCTGGAGTGCCCTGCCCGATATCTATGACGATGGCGGCCTGTCCGGCGGATCGCTGGAGCGCCCTGCCCTGCAGCGCCTGCTGGCCGACATTGCCGCTGGTCGTGTCGACATCATCGTTGTCTACAAGGTCGATCGGCTGACCCGCTCGCTGCTCGACTTTGCCAAGCTGGTCGAGGTGTTCGACAAGGCTGGCGTATCGTTCGTCTCGATCACTCAGTCGTTCAACACGACCACCAGCATGGGACGCCTGACGCTCAACATGCTGCTCTCGTTCGCGCAGTTCGAGCGCGAGGTGACCGCGGAGCGCATCCGCGACAAGATCGCGGCATCGAAGGCAAAGGGTATGTGGATGGGCGGCGTCCCGCCACTTGGCTACCGGCCTGACGGACGCACACTGGAGATCGTCGAGCCTCATGCCAACATCGTGCGCGACATCTACCGACGCTACCTGGATCTCGGCAACGTCCGTCTGGTAGTTGACCAGCTCACTGCCGAGCGGATCCACACGCCTGTCCGACGCATGGCCAACGGTCGCGACTTTGGTGGCTGTGCGTTCAGCCGCGGGCAGATCTACGCCATCCTCAAGAACCCGATCTATGTGGGGGACATCCCGCACCGTGACCAGCGCCATAAGGGATTGCACAAGGCCATCATCGGTCAGGATGTATGGGACGCGACACAGACTATGCTCGCCGGCCATGTGCCGGGTTTGCGACGGGCTGTGAACACGGCGAGCGGCAGCCTGCTTGCCGGGTTGATCGTCGACGATGCTGGCGAGAAGCTGATCGCGGCGCATGCCTGCAAGGGTAAGGTGCGCTACCGTTATTACGTCAGCCACTCGACGCACCACGGGGTCAGCGACAGCAAGGCGCTGCGTATCCCGGCACGCGAGATCGAGACGGCAACCGTCGAAGCTCTGGCCGCCGCGTTCGACGATCCGATCGCACTTATGGCGCGCGCGTCGATCCCGCTCGCGCCGGCGGACTTGGCGCGCGTTTTCGGCGCCGCATGTACCGCTGCTGCGGCGATACGGTGCCGCGATCCTGAGATGCTGCGCGCGCTGGTCGCCAAGGTGATCGTGCATCCCACCATGCTGCAGATCGAGCTCGTGACCGCGGCGATGGCGAAACACCTGTCGGTGGCAACGAGCGCCGAGGACGAGGCTACCTTGCTTCTCACCTGCCCGACACGGCTGACGCGGACAGGCCACAGGCTTCGGATTGTGCAGAACGATGGTCGCGCTATCGCAGCCGCACCACCTGACGCCTCGATGATCAAGCTTCTGGTCAAGGCGCAGCGCTGGTGGACGCAGCTTCAACGCGGCGAGATCACCGTCCAGGAACTGGCACAAGCCGAGGGGGTCGTAAAATCCTACGTCACCCGCATCGTCCGCCTGGCGTTCCTGGCACCTTCGATCATCGACGATGTGCTAGCTGGTCGGCAGCCCGCCACGCTCGATGCCAGACGGCTCGCGTTTACCGCTGACCTGCCCACCAGCTGGACCGAGCAGCTGCGGCATTTCGAAGTTGGTCGCCAAATCAGTTAG
- a CDS encoding SDR family NAD(P)-dependent oxidoreductase, giving the protein MFETDNRPFAVVTGGSNGIGYELARQFLDNGYDVLIAAEDEAHLASAARSLPGDSGAMVTTHAADLSKEDGVDSLYRAIGSRPVDVLCVNAGIGLGGAFVETDLQAELRMIDLNCRSAVQLTKLVGKNMVARDSGKLLFTSSIAATMPDPFEAVYGSTKVFLRWFGEALRNELNDTNVGVTVLMPGLTQTNFFERADMMDTKAGASENKDDPADVAKAAFDALMADKDKVLPNLKNKLMGAMADALPDTTDAQLHRGLSKPGSADA; this is encoded by the coding sequence ATGTTCGAGACCGACAACCGTCCGTTCGCCGTCGTTACTGGAGGCTCCAACGGCATCGGCTATGAACTGGCGAGACAGTTTCTTGACAACGGTTACGATGTCCTGATCGCCGCCGAAGACGAGGCGCATCTCGCGAGTGCCGCGCGTAGCCTGCCGGGCGACAGCGGCGCGATGGTGACCACGCACGCCGCCGATTTGTCGAAAGAGGACGGAGTCGACAGCCTGTACCGGGCGATCGGGAGCCGGCCCGTGGACGTGCTCTGCGTCAACGCTGGCATTGGGCTGGGCGGCGCGTTTGTCGAAACCGACCTTCAGGCCGAGCTCAGAATGATCGACCTCAACTGCCGCAGCGCGGTGCAGCTCACCAAGCTCGTCGGCAAGAACATGGTCGCGCGTGATAGCGGGAAGCTGCTCTTCACCTCATCGATCGCGGCGACGATGCCCGATCCATTCGAGGCGGTATACGGGTCTACCAAAGTGTTCCTGCGCTGGTTCGGCGAGGCGTTACGCAACGAACTCAACGACACGAATGTCGGCGTGACGGTGCTGATGCCCGGCCTAACCCAGACGAACTTCTTCGAGCGTGCCGACATGATGGACACCAAGGCAGGCGCATCCGAGAACAAGGACGATCCGGCCGACGTCGCAAAAGCGGCCTTCGACGCGCTGATGGCGGACAAGGACAAGGTCCTGCCAAACCTCAAGAACAAGCTGATGGGCGCAATGGCCGACGCGCTTCCTGATACGACGGACGCGCAGCTCCACCGCGGCCTGTCAAAGCCGGGATCAGCCGACGCCTAA
- a CDS encoding PQQ-dependent sugar dehydrogenase — protein sequence MTRSFIVTLGLLPLAACGSGQTINPNSQYGANPLLPAPHEQLIADVGVFETVGWQRSETPTVPAGFRIAAVAQGLSNPRNVLALPNGDVLIVESRNEGSEPAQRPKDPIRDWIMSRAHSQTKSGQAPQASNRITLVRDANGDGRAELRSVLVDHLNAPFGIAVLNGALFVANTDAIVRYPFTPGETRITAPGVKLVDLPAGSINHHWTKSLTASPDGSRLFVSVGSNSNAMERGSDAERDRAAIHEVDPQTGLMKTFATGLRNPNGLTFYPGSNTLWTVVNERDELGPNLVPDYMTSVRPGGFYGWPYSYYGQHVDPRVRPQRPDLVARAIRPDYALSSHVAALGLTFYTGASFPDRFRGGAFVGEHGSWNRTDPHGYKIAFIGFRGGHPTGIPQDFVTGFLKNGKAHGRPVGVAVDRTGALLIADDVGNTVWRVSYAGDRVASHSPPASGAGRL from the coding sequence ATGACCCGCAGCTTTATCGTAACCCTTGGCCTCCTGCCCCTTGCTGCTTGCGGCAGCGGTCAAACGATCAACCCGAACAGCCAATATGGTGCCAATCCGCTGCTACCTGCGCCGCACGAGCAGCTCATAGCGGACGTTGGTGTGTTCGAGACGGTCGGCTGGCAACGCAGCGAGACGCCAACCGTCCCCGCCGGCTTCCGGATTGCGGCAGTTGCGCAGGGCCTGTCCAACCCACGCAACGTGCTGGCGCTGCCAAATGGCGACGTCCTAATCGTCGAATCGCGCAATGAGGGCAGCGAGCCGGCCCAGCGGCCAAAGGACCCGATCCGAGACTGGATCATGTCGCGGGCGCACTCGCAGACCAAGAGCGGGCAAGCACCACAGGCGAGCAATCGGATCACACTTGTCCGAGATGCGAACGGCGACGGTCGGGCCGAGCTCCGCTCGGTGCTCGTTGATCATCTGAACGCGCCGTTCGGTATAGCGGTGCTTAACGGTGCCCTATTTGTGGCGAACACCGACGCGATCGTCCGCTACCCGTTTACTCCGGGCGAGACGCGGATCACCGCACCTGGCGTAAAGCTGGTCGATCTGCCCGCAGGCTCGATCAACCACCATTGGACTAAGAGCCTGACGGCAAGTCCGGACGGATCGAGGCTCTTTGTCAGCGTTGGCTCCAACAGCAATGCGATGGAGCGCGGGTCGGATGCCGAACGGGATCGGGCAGCTATCCATGAGGTCGACCCGCAGACCGGACTAATGAAGACGTTCGCGACCGGCCTCCGCAATCCTAATGGCCTCACTTTCTACCCGGGATCTAATACCCTGTGGACGGTGGTCAATGAGCGCGACGAACTCGGCCCCAACCTCGTTCCCGACTACATGACGTCGGTTCGTCCCGGAGGCTTCTACGGCTGGCCATATAGCTACTATGGCCAGCATGTGGATCCGCGCGTGCGACCGCAACGTCCCGACCTAGTTGCCCGCGCAATCCGGCCAGATTATGCGTTAAGTTCGCATGTTGCCGCGCTCGGGCTGACCTTCTACACGGGCGCTAGCTTCCCGGACCGTTTTCGCGGCGGTGCGTTCGTCGGCGAGCACGGCAGTTGGAACCGCACCGATCCTCACGGATACAAAATCGCCTTTATTGGCTTTCGTGGGGGGCACCCGACCGGCATTCCGCAGGATTTCGTGACCGGCTTCCTCAAGAATGGGAAGGCTCACGGCCGGCCCGTTGGCGTCGCAGTCGATCGGACTGGCGCGTTGCTGATCGCAGATGACGTTGGCAACACCGTCTGGCGCGTGAGCTACGCCGGCGATCGAGTGGCATCGCATTCGCCGCCTGCATCGGGCGCTGGTAGGCTGTAG
- a CDS encoding DUF2231 domain-containing protein has protein sequence MYPALLPIPIICFVGALITDFAYIASAEMMWLDFSSWLLLAGLIGGGVAGSLLIVELVRAHDRRALLPHFFFLLAAWMAEVFNSFVHSRDGWTAVVPTGLSLSIVATVLGLLAGWFWQSAYRRSPEIVR, from the coding sequence ATGTATCCAGCACTCTTGCCGATCCCGATCATCTGCTTCGTCGGCGCGCTGATCACCGATTTCGCCTATATCGCCAGCGCCGAGATGATGTGGCTCGACTTCTCGTCCTGGCTCCTGCTCGCCGGCTTGATCGGGGGCGGCGTTGCGGGTTCCTTGCTGATCGTCGAGTTGGTCCGTGCGCATGATCGACGCGCGCTTTTGCCACACTTCTTCTTCCTGCTCGCCGCTTGGATGGCGGAGGTCTTCAACTCGTTTGTTCACTCGCGTGACGGGTGGACCGCCGTCGTACCGACGGGATTGTCTCTTTCCATTGTCGCCACCGTGCTCGGCCTGCTTGCCGGGTGGTTCTGGCAATCCGCTTACCGCCGTTCGCCGGAGATCGTAAGATGA
- a CDS encoding DUF6582 domain-containing protein has product MSRLRPAAVQRNQIRVSLTVPRNEVGKGSFAFTKERKEPLKNASHVRNAIARLSRSRMSLTRSATPRESASRRRRRSWHGRVGEELARDRKVSG; this is encoded by the coding sequence GTGTCGAGATTACGACCGGCCGCCGTCCAAAGGAACCAGATTCGGGTTAGTCTGACAGTACCGCGCAACGAAGTGGGCAAGGGTTCCTTTGCCTTCACCAAGGAGCGGAAGGAGCCGCTCAAAAATGCGAGCCACGTGCGAAATGCCATCGCGCGCTTAAGCAGGTCAAGGATGTCACTGACGAGGAGCGCGACGCCGCGTGAAAGCGCATCAAGGCGGCGGCGAAGAAGTTGGCATGGGCGCGTCGGAGAAGAGTTGGCGCGAGATCGGAAAGTAAGCGGTTGA
- a CDS encoding NAD(P)H-hydrate dehydratase, giving the protein MTHEATPIDSAWIAANPVPVHSSGTTKNSRGRVLAIGGSRMVPGALRLTGEAALRVGAGKLQMATVGSAAVMLGLLVPEAASIAVDEGTGGEIAPTLGPELAKALSECDAAVIGPGIGDADVAAELLRQVMSQQRDDLVLVIDAMAIGGLRDLRSEAAHFSGRLVLTPHYGEMAVLSGRDEDAIAANPAAVAHDAAVKFSAVVVLKGSSTVIADPEGALLHYAGGGTGLATGGSGDVLAGAIAGLISRGARPLVAAGWGAWLHGQSGRRVATTSGPIGFLARELPDEFPRLLPQ; this is encoded by the coding sequence ATGACACACGAAGCTACCCCGATCGACAGCGCCTGGATCGCGGCCAATCCCGTGCCCGTCCACAGCAGCGGCACCACCAAGAACAGTCGTGGCCGCGTGCTCGCGATCGGCGGATCGCGGATGGTGCCCGGCGCGCTTCGTCTCACCGGGGAAGCGGCGCTGCGCGTCGGTGCGGGCAAACTGCAGATGGCAACGGTGGGCTCCGCGGCGGTAATGCTCGGCCTCCTCGTGCCGGAGGCTGCGTCGATCGCGGTTGACGAAGGTACTGGCGGTGAAATCGCTCCCACGCTGGGCCCAGAGCTCGCAAAAGCATTGTCCGAATGCGACGCGGCGGTGATCGGTCCAGGCATCGGCGACGCCGATGTCGCCGCGGAGCTCTTGCGACAGGTGATGTCTCAGCAGCGCGACGATCTGGTGCTGGTAATCGACGCCATGGCGATCGGCGGCCTGCGCGACCTTCGCAGTGAAGCGGCGCATTTTTCCGGCCGCCTTGTGCTGACCCCGCATTATGGCGAGATGGCCGTGCTGTCGGGCCGGGATGAAGACGCCATTGCCGCCAATCCGGCAGCCGTCGCGCACGATGCTGCGGTCAAGTTCAGCGCTGTCGTCGTGCTCAAGGGCAGCAGTACGGTGATCGCCGATCCTGAGGGTGCCCTGCTGCACTATGCGGGCGGCGGGACAGGTCTTGCGACCGGGGGGTCGGGCGACGTCCTGGCAGGGGCGATCGCCGGCCTCATCTCCCGCGGCGCGCGCCCGCTGGTCGCCGCCGGCTGGGGCGCCTGGCTGCATGGGCAGAGCGGCCGGCGCGTCGCCACGACGAGCGGCCCGATCGGCTTTCTCGCGCGCGAATTGCCCGACGAGTTCCCGCGCCTCCTGCCCCAGTGA
- a CDS encoding histidine phosphatase family protein, protein MSAPRWPSTLWIVRHGESAGNVARDEAHARGAERIELSARDVDIALSPRGKTQARLLGEWFAARNADDRPEILLASPYARAQDTARVFRDSRGAAGDEPICIDERLREKEFGVLDGLTTTGIASVFPEQAEFRRVLGKFYHRPPGGESWCDVIFRLRSLIDTITLHYAERRVMIVAHQVVVLCLRYILENLSEEEILAIDREGDVANCSVTEYRFDPGRGREGKLVLESYNVVTHLEESSPSTVTAESDAAAGVRG, encoded by the coding sequence ATGAGCGCGCCACGCTGGCCGAGCACGCTTTGGATCGTTCGGCACGGGGAGAGTGCGGGGAACGTGGCGCGCGATGAGGCGCACGCCCGCGGCGCCGAGCGTATCGAGCTGTCCGCGCGGGACGTCGACATCGCGTTGTCGCCGCGCGGTAAGACGCAAGCGCGCTTGCTCGGCGAATGGTTCGCCGCGCGGAACGCGGATGATCGTCCCGAGATCTTGCTTGCATCACCCTATGCCCGTGCGCAGGACACTGCGCGTGTGTTCCGCGACAGCCGCGGCGCCGCTGGCGACGAACCGATCTGCATCGACGAGCGCCTGCGCGAGAAGGAATTCGGCGTCCTGGACGGCTTGACGACGACCGGCATCGCATCAGTCTTCCCCGAACAGGCTGAGTTCCGACGCGTCCTCGGCAAATTCTACCATCGCCCGCCTGGCGGCGAGAGCTGGTGCGATGTCATCTTCCGGCTGCGCTCGCTCATCGACACGATCACGCTTCATTATGCCGAGCGCCGCGTGATGATCGTCGCGCACCAGGTCGTCGTGCTGTGCCTGCGCTACATCCTTGAGAACCTCTCCGAGGAAGAGATACTCGCGATTGATCGGGAGGGCGACGTCGCCAATTGCTCGGTGACAGAATACCGCTTCGACCCCGGCAGGGGACGCGAAGGGAAGCTGGTCTTGGAGAGCTACAATGTCGTGACGCATCTCGAGGAAAGCAGCCCCTCGACCGTCACCGCCGAGTCCGATGCAGCCGCCGGAGTCCGAGGATGA
- a CDS encoding response regulator: MSNKALSGRRVLVVEDDFLLGMDLTFALEQAGAQVVGPVMSVEEALAALDPLPDIATLDVRLGDKTSFPVADELTQRGVPFVFATGTASMIPDVYRSRPLCQKPVSHAALIKALTDVLDT; encoded by the coding sequence ATGTCGAACAAAGCATTAAGTGGCCGCAGAGTTCTAGTGGTCGAGGATGATTTTCTCCTAGGGATGGATTTGACCTTCGCCCTGGAGCAGGCCGGCGCCCAGGTTGTCGGGCCTGTAATGAGTGTGGAGGAGGCGCTTGCTGCGCTCGATCCCTTGCCCGATATAGCGACACTCGACGTACGACTGGGGGATAAAACATCGTTTCCCGTCGCCGATGAACTGACGCAGCGCGGGGTACCGTTCGTATTTGCGACGGGAACGGCCAGCATGATCCCCGACGTTTATCGATCCCGACCGCTGTGCCAGAAACCTGTTTCTCACGCTGCTCTTATAAAAGCGCTTACCGACGTGCTCGACACGTAG
- a CDS encoding sensor histidine kinase, with the protein MADFEQMQRRQRILADFGDFAQQSEDLDAVLTEACRLIGDALGTDLAKVLEIETDSQTLLVRAGVGWQPGVVGEVHLPMGEHSSETFAIKEGVPVITPDMSTETRFEFPSFMKEAGVVGVVNVPIFLLGRKAYGLLQVDSRQPWSPDEHDTEFLRTYATILGPVIDRLHKLHALKQATDENQTLLRELQHRIKNNIATITSLVRLRMSKASSEEVRNELAVIKGRIDALRLVHEQVYAARNADRLPLRPYVTQLLEGLLALHEEAAVRLDVQIEDVEIDSDMAIPLGLILNEFTTNSLKYAFLGEGQSDGPLIVVTARKNDGRLQVRIWDNGKGLPAKGQAAAPGFGTGMALIAGLARQIRATTDWASERGAALSLEFPGRK; encoded by the coding sequence ATGGCTGACTTCGAGCAGATGCAGCGGCGACAGCGTATCCTCGCCGATTTCGGGGACTTCGCCCAACAAAGCGAAGATCTGGACGCGGTGCTGACGGAGGCCTGTCGCCTGATCGGCGACGCGCTCGGCACCGACCTGGCGAAGGTTCTGGAGATCGAAACGGATAGCCAGACACTGCTCGTCCGGGCGGGCGTTGGTTGGCAGCCCGGCGTCGTCGGCGAGGTTCATTTGCCAATGGGAGAACATTCCTCGGAAACTTTCGCGATCAAGGAGGGTGTACCGGTCATCACGCCAGACATGAGCACGGAGACCCGGTTCGAGTTTCCCAGTTTCATGAAGGAGGCCGGCGTGGTCGGCGTCGTCAACGTACCAATTTTCCTGCTCGGTCGCAAAGCGTATGGCCTACTACAGGTGGACAGCCGCCAGCCCTGGAGCCCTGACGAGCATGATACCGAGTTCCTGCGTACCTACGCCACCATTCTCGGGCCAGTAATCGATCGGCTCCACAAGCTTCATGCTTTGAAACAAGCGACCGACGAAAATCAGACACTGCTTCGCGAGCTACAGCACCGTATCAAGAACAATATCGCCACCATCACCAGCCTCGTCCGATTGAGGATGAGCAAGGCGTCTTCGGAGGAAGTTCGCAACGAACTCGCCGTTATAAAGGGTCGAATTGATGCGCTTCGGCTAGTCCATGAGCAGGTCTATGCGGCGAGGAACGCCGACCGACTGCCGCTGCGACCCTACGTCACCCAGCTCCTGGAAGGGCTGCTCGCGCTCCACGAGGAAGCGGCCGTCCGCCTGGACGTACAGATCGAGGATGTAGAAATCGACAGCGACATGGCTATCCCACTTGGGCTTATTCTCAACGAATTCACCACCAACAGCCTAAAATACGCATTTTTAGGAGAGGGCCAGTCCGATGGGCCGTTGATCGTTGTAACGGCCAGGAAGAACGATGGCCGGCTTCAGGTCAGGATTTGGGACAACGGAAAGGGGCTGCCAGCAAAGGGGCAGGCAGCCGCTCCCGGGTTCGGAACGGGCATGGCCCTGATCGCGGGTCTTGCGCGCCAGATCAGGGCGACGACCGACTGGGCCTCGGAGCGCGGCGCCGCGCTTTCCTTGGAATTTCCAGGCCGGAAATAG